GTGTTTAAACCGGATATTCTCGGGATCAGCAGCGTCAGCCAAGTGATTACTGATGCATGTGAGTTTGCCAGGAAATGCAAGGAGGCAACTGGCTGTTTTACACTGCTCGGTGGGTATCATGTGTCTGCGATACCTCAACATTTGCCTGATGTATTTGATGTCGGGGTTATCGGTGAAGGTGAAGAGACCTTTGTAGAGATTGTTGAGAAATATGCAAAACACCCTTTGCGTGAGCCTGACTTTAAAGATATTTTTGGTATCTGTTACCGTGATGAAAGAGGTTTGATTCATCAGACTCCTTTGAGGAAGCATATCTCTGATATTGATGCCATTCCTTTGCCATTACGTTACAAACCTTATTACAAACATGAACCTATTTTTACATCAAGGGGGTGCCCCTTTCGCTGTACCTTTTGTGCATCGCAAGGTTTCTGGCGGGGAGATACCCGCTTCCGAAGTGCAGATTCCGTTGTTTCGGAAATTGTTCAAGTAGTCGACAGATATCAACCAGATGAGATTGCGATCCTTGATGACCTTTGGATGGCTGACAAAAAGAGATTCAAGAATATTGTCAGGCAGCTTGTCAACTTAGGTATACCTGAAAAGGTCAGCTTTAGGGGGTTCTGTCGCTCCAATATTATCGACGAAGAAGATATTCTGTTGCTCAAGGAGATGAACTACCGTTTTGTTCGCTTTGGTGCTGAGACTGGCTCAGATTCACTTCTAAAGAGGATAAAAGGGCAAAACATATCGGTTGATGATCATCAGCGGGTTATTGATTTGTGCCGTAAGCACGGCTTAATGTGTGGTGCATCTTTTATGTTCGGAGTCCCGGGAGAAACTGAAAGTGATTTGCAGGAAACGATCGATTTCCTTCGTAAGAACAAGGAATGTTTTAAAATCATTGGTTTTTATCTGTTCAATCCCATCCCTGGTACCGTTTTATGGTCAGAACTTGAAAGTAAGGGTGCTGTTTCAGGGAACTTTGAATTTGATCGTTTGCAACTCGACTTATTAAAATCTGATTTTTCATGGGATGATGTCCTTTACTTCAATAGTGAAAACGTTCCTCTTGAAACTTTTCGTATAATTGTCACTATTATTAGGGATGAATTCATCGATGGAGCGGTAAAGAAGCCCACAGGAAGACTGAAGACGTTTAAAAGATATTTAAATTGGCCGTGGCGAGCAATTTTGCACCCTATCTTGAGGTCATGCGCCCTTTTTGTGGGGTACCGCAGATCAAAGCGTGTCGTTTCTACAGGCCGACTCCGGGTTCTTGTCGCAGGAGGATACGGCTACGGTAATGTCGGTGATGAGGCTCAGTTGGCTGCAAATTTGCAACACTGGAAAAAGGCGTCGCCTGGTTGCCGGTTGACCGTTCTGACCCCTAACTGCGAATACACTGATAGTGTCCATAGCCAGATTCGGGTCGAACTTGCACCGAGAAAATCTCTCTTCGGCTTGGGGGGGAGTGAATATTTCGGTTCTGAAAAAAAATTCAAAGTAATGTATCCTCTGATCGCTACGATCTGCCTTTTCAACGCCTGCCTGGTGCGGGCAGGATTTCCGATTTTTGGTCTGACTTCATCCCAGGCTCGATTGCTAAACGAATTGAACGACTCTGACGTGCTGTTCCTTTCCGGAGGCGGATACCTGACCGGCATGACTTTGACACGACTGTGGGACAATATGCTACTGATCTGCCTTGCTTATGCGCTGGGCGTGCCGACGATCCTCTCAGGGCAAACCATCGGGGTGTTCAAGGATCCGATCAGCCGCATCCTGGCACGTTGGGGGTTGAAAAAGGCCGAACTGATCTATCTGCGTGATCCTGTCGATTCCGCAAAAGACCTGTCTACATTGGGTCTGTCTGGAGATTGGATCAAGAGTACATTTGATGATGCTCTTTTTTTTGAGAGTGCTTCGACCTGTAAAATTACCGAACTTCTTGAGGATTCCGGGATCAACGCCCAAAAACCTTACATTGCTGTCAATGTGCATTACTGGGGCCAGGAACAGGGAATATCCCGGGTCATTATGGGAAATATAGCACGGGCTTTAGATCGCATTTGCAAGGATACGGGCCTTCAGATCGTTTTCATTCCGATGGTCCGTTCGGATGAAGCTGCCATTGAAGAGGTCCGAGCAGCCATGGACGAACCAGGAACAATGCCAGCGCATGGCTATCGGCCAGATCTCACCGTCGGACTGATTCAAAATGCGGCACTCTGTATGACGATGAAACACCACCCGATCATCTTCGCCATGGCGGCTGCTGTACCGACAGTTTCGATGACGTTTGACGACTACTATTACCACAAAAATTATGGGGCG
Above is a genomic segment from Desulfobulbaceae bacterium containing:
- a CDS encoding polysaccharide pyruvyl transferase family protein: MITSFTKSLKVCLYYSHYEGEQFNVRPLGISYLAAYLLHKGIVLADNLRIVDDYAEVIVFKPDILGISSVSQVITDACEFARKCKEATGCFTLLGGYHVSAIPQHLPDVFDVGVIGEGEETFVEIVEKYAKHPLREPDFKDIFGICYRDERGLIHQTPLRKHISDIDAIPLPLRYKPYYKHEPIFTSRGCPFRCTFCASQGFWRGDTRFRSADSVVSEIVQVVDRYQPDEIAILDDLWMADKKRFKNIVRQLVNLGIPEKVSFRGFCRSNIIDEEDILLLKEMNYRFVRFGAETGSDSLLKRIKGQNISVDDHQRVIDLCRKHGLMCGASFMFGVPGETESDLQETIDFLRKNKECFKIIGFYLFNPIPGTVLWSELESKGAVSGNFEFDRLQLDLLKSDFSWDDVLYFNSENVPLETFRIIVTIIRDEFIDGAVKKPTGRLKTFKRYLNWPWRAILHPILRSCALFVGYRRSKRVVSTGRLRVLVAGGYGYGNVGDEAQLAANLQHWKKASPGCRLTVLTPNCEYTDSVHSQIRVELAPRKSLFGLGGSEYFGSEKKFKVMYPLIATICLFNACLVRAGFPIFGLTSSQARLLNELNDSDVLFLSGGGYLTGMTLTRLWDNMLLICLAYALGVPTILSGQTIGVFKDPISRILARWGLKKAELIYLRDPVDSAKDLSTLGLSGDWIKSTFDDALFFESASTCKITELLEDSGINAQKPYIAVNVHYWGQEQGISRVIMGNIARALDRICKDTGLQIVFIPMVRSDEAAIEEVRAAMDEPGTMPAHGYRPDLTVGLIQNAALCMTMKHHPIIFAMAAAVPTVSMTFDDYYYHKNYGAMKIFHQEDYLLKSVPEELEQQLYDRTKAVFDKREEISVCIAGVVEKLRPMAGEAIQKFMEKQ